The DNA region CGCTGCACGGCCAAGAACCTGCCCCGGCCCCGGAAGCCGCTCCGCCTGCCCCCGCCGAACCTGCGCCACAGCCTGAATCGGCGCCAGCGGAACCGCCTGCGCCCGCGCCGGCAGAACCGGCGCCACAACCTGAACCAGCGCCTGCGCCCGCGGAGCCGCCCGCGCCAGAGGCCGTCGCCCAAAAGACTTTCGAACGTGTGTTCGGCGCCGCGGCGGTATTCGACGCGGTGTTCAGCGCACAGGTACTGAAAGGCGAACCCGGCAAGCGGCATTATGTCGACGCGAATGTCGATGGCAAGCCCGAAGAGGTTTGGTTCGTCGACACGTCGCCGCGCCATCCGGAAGCAATACGCCCGGTCCTCGTCCGCGTCATCGACGAAGACGGCGATCTCGTGGAGGGCCAGGAGCCGGACCAAGATAACGATCTGTATCTTGCAGATTGGAAGGGCGATGGCACGGTAGACGCCGTCATCGATTTCTCGGATCAGGATGGCGACCAGGATGTTGGCGAATTGGCCTTCTACCGTCCGGGCGGCGACTTGGCCGGCGGCGACAACAACGTGATGACCGTGTGGCTTTCGCGGGACATCGGCGACGACAATCAGCTTTGGTACGACGTCGGCTACGCTTACGATCAGGCTGCGTGCCAGTGGCGGTGCCATTTCGGCGGAAACGAGATGCACTACGCAATGGTACTCGCGCCGGATGCTACGGAATGGAAACCCGTTTTCGAGAACCCGTTCGTGTTCGTGACGTACGATGGGGACGTGACCAGCGAAGAAGCCCTGCGGTATGAAGTAGACACCGGTAGGATTCTGACGCTCCGGCAGAGTATGGACGCGGACAACGACGCAACGACGGACGAGCAGCACGACTATGACGTGTCTATCGCGGCGCGCGCCCCGAAGGACGGCCTCGCTATTCCGGACGGATCGACGGAAACGCTTCAGCTTCGAGGTATCCCAACAGCGCCGGTAATCACATTCGCAGCCGCGCAGTCGCTGCATACACAGTTGGTTTGGGACGCGATGCTCCTCACGTGGGACGAGAACGACGACAACGTCGAGGGCGTCGAGTACGCCGACCGGCACGAGCGATGGGAAGGCGTTGTCGCGCCCGCTGTCGACGGTTTCGATCCGATCCCCGGCGTCCACTGCGGCGCGCTCAATAAGCGGTTCGAACTGGCCACACAGATCGGGAAACCGACCGCGGTCTACTTCCACCCCGCCGATCATCGCATTCACCTGCTCGGCGCCAAGCGCGCCTGGATGGACGTGGACGCGAATTACGACCGCACGCCGGACATGAAATACATCATGAGCGATACCGACGGCGACGGCGCAATCGACACGTGGAGTATCGATGTCGACGCCAACGGAACGGAAGATGATTCATGGAAGGCCACGGCCGCGATTCGCCCGATTGCGTGGACATGGCAAGAAGTAAACGCGGTTCAGGCGACGGAAGTGGCTGCGATGCCTGCGGTACTCTTCTCTCTGAACCAACGGCTCGAACAGGCTATCGCCGCAAAGGGCGCAGACCCATTTGCCGGAAGCGTAGTCGCGCAGTTCGTTCACAACGGCCTGCGCGCGGACAATTTCGATGCCGCGATTACGTCCAAACTAGTGGCCAGCAACGAGTCGCTTCGCTATTATTTCGACATTTTGAAGGACGTGTATCTCGCGCAATTGAAGAAATTGCACGATAACGCACCGTTCTGGCAGGGCGTAGGCGAAGCACGCGGGCAGGGTGACTACGCGAAGATACAGGCCTTGTTCGAACAGGAATTCGCACTCTCCGCGCCCGTGGCCGCGTATGCCGAATGGATAGCGGCGCGCAGCGCGGAGGCTAACCCGAACCCGCGGGTGAGCACCGCCATCGACTGGATTCCGGACAACATCGGATGGGAGTCCGAAGTCGCCGCATATCGCGCGTACTGGGGCCAGATCGATTTCTTCGGCAAGAACGTCCGCCGGTTGACTCTAGCCGACGCGGCGAT from Candidatus Hydrogenedentota bacterium includes:
- a CDS encoding DUF4861 family protein, whose product is MRWIARAVLVLYIVSGALHGQEPAPAPEAAPPAPAEPAPQPESAPAEPPAPAPAEPAPQPEPAPAPAEPPAPEAVAQKTFERVFGAAAVFDAVFSAQVLKGEPGKRHYVDANVDGKPEEVWFVDTSPRHPEAIRPVLVRVIDEDGDLVEGQEPDQDNDLYLADWKGDGTVDAVIDFSDQDGDQDVGELAFYRPGGDLAGGDNNVMTVWLSRDIGDDNQLWYDVGYAYDQAACQWRCHFGGNEMHYAMVLAPDATEWKPVFENPFVFVTYDGDVTSEEALRYEVDTGRILTLRQSMDADNDATTDEQHDYDVSIAARAPKDGLAIPDGSTETLQLRGIPTAPVITFAAAQSLHTQLVWDAMLLTWDENDDNVEGVEYADRHERWEGVVAPAVDGFDPIPGVHCGALNKRFELATQIGKPTAVYFHPADHRIHLLGAKRAWMDVDANYDRTPDMKYIMSDTDGDGAIDTWSIDVDANGTEDDSWKATAAIRPIAWTWQEVNAVQATEVAAMPAVLFSLNQRLEQAIAAKGADPFAGSVVAQFVHNGLRADNFDAAITSKLVASNESLRYYFDILKDVYLAQLKKLHDNAPFWQGVGEARGQGDYAKIQALFEQEFALSAPVAAYAEWIAARSAEANPNPRVSTAIDWIPDNIGWESEVAAYRAYWGQIDFFGKNVRRLTLADAAIETANQIPAPWGVDALAVRDTSGLGGVTLYVNEQPFAVRSPGGNGVVKFEKSLVEQDNHRAVVEMKASNVGPIGNTYTVRLRFSIEAGHRESAVEVLVEGAENNDLLELGIGLTRLSHQEYLLDPQAGVMAVWGTQTPAIGRIGLGAVFPAERFVREGDVPGENHIVLKIERGVPITYFIQAKWQNGLQYPVAPVMENWVKELRVLAGAKFPK